The segment agttttgtgatacgcttgaatatgctcaagagcgtttatacgctgttcatcaagcatctcaagctgttgaagtctttgttctctataagagtcatcatctactatacccttaagagaaactctaagtgatggaatctctaactctaaaggcataatagcatcagcaccataaacaaggttataaggggtagttcctgtagcaattcgtacacttgttcggtaggcccaaagagcatatattagctgagtactccaatccttaccatgcttattcacggttttgcgaagaatttgttcaattatcttattggatgattcggcttgaccatttgattgaggatagtatggtgtagaaaaatgatgtttgatatgatatttctcgaggaatttcttcacgtccttgttcttaaatgatgtcacATTatttgagattatagtggaaggtatcccgaatcgagaaataatattttctagaagaaattgacaaatcacttcagcagtagtagagcgaaggggaacagcttctacccactttgtaaagtaatctgttgcgcttataatgaaagtgtgtccttgagatgaacgaggagagattttaccgatgaaatccaacccccatgcagagaaaggccaagaagctacatgagaacgaagttcttgggcaggagcatgaatcggattattgtgttgttgacattgatgacatttcttaacaaatgaaaaagaatccttctgcatagtttgccaatagtatcccatacgaagtgatctttgaaccaaggatttgcctccaaaatgccccccacaggcacctgaatgtgcctcttcaagagcaacagggatttccgatttgttaagacaacgaaggagaagaccgttataaccccttcggtaaagaacattagaaaggatgatatatctagtagatagctttcagattctagccctagtgttcctattggcggaatcaggaaaggtaccatcggtcaagtatcttacgatatgcaaataccattcatctgagtctataaagtcacaacatgtcaccaagctagaatcatctacaatagctggagaaataaggttgtgaataacaaatttaagatcaaccacagggtcctctaaagatacaagagaagccacacatgccattgcatccgcatgtcgattatcttttcgaggaacaggttccatggtataagaatcaaatttttgtaacaaagatatagcaaggtctttgtattgtgataatttgtcttgttttgcttgatacagtcctgttacttgtcttataatcaattacgaatctccataaatatgtatgtgctttatattcaaagccaaggctgcttttattcctgctataagagcctcatactcagcaatgttattggtacataagaaatttagacgataagataagggaatggatttctttgtaggagaaattagaacaacacctgcccccgatcccgtactacacttagagccatcaaagtataactcccaagtttcatctttctctatacacAGAATGAAGTCATcgagaaaagactcagggttagggaaggagaaaggtgaaggggcctcaactaagtgatcggtcaacgcttgccctttaattgctttttgtgaaacaaatttaaggtcaaattcagttaacatcataacccacttagctaggcgtcctgataaatcagttttagagaaaagatgcttcaaaggatcaaactttaccatgacatggacttctgaatttaaaagataatgtctcaatttctgagtcgcaaacaccaaggccaagcattgcctttctatcgtagaatatcgagtctcataatcgagtaaggtacgacttatataataaaccggacattccttaccatctttatcatgttgtgccaataatgctgcgagagcatgagaggaagcagctatataaagaagaaagggtttagaaggttcggcaggttgaaggacaggaggatttgccaaatatacttttaaatcttcaaatgcttgctgacaatcttcgttccattgaaaagtaatattctttttgagaagttgagtaaaaggaaaggtacgatccgcaagttgagatacgaacctacgaatagcttgaatctttccttgtaagcttttgagttgagacacatttctaggaggtggcatgttgacaatagcatctattttcttagtgtccacctcaatcccacgatgcaaaactatgaatcctaatagttttccactatccacaccgaaaacacattttcggggattcaagcgcatgtgatatttacgaattctttcaaagattcgacaaaggatcttaatatgatctatacgaagagtggatttggctaaaatatcatcaacataatcttctaaaatcttatgcatataatcatgaaagataagggtcatcgctcgttgataagttgcgccagcgtttttaagtccaaaaggcatcattacccaacaaaacgtaccccaaggagtggtgaaagcggttttgaattgatcttgaggattaatgaaaatttgattgtatcctgaaaaaccatccatgaaggataacaaagcatgtcctgctgtagaatcaactatcatgtcaatgtttgggagagggaaatcatcttttaaagaagccttatttaagtctcgaaagttggtacacattcttattttattatccggtttagccacaacgacaatatttgaaatccatggggaataatcaatagagcggataaatctagcctccaataatttttcaatctcaaccttaacaaggagagctaccttaggattcatttttcgaatcttttgtttcacgagcttagcatcgggaactaagacaatattatgagtaacaatattaggatctataccaggcatgtcagagtatgtccaagcaaagatctcagggaattcatgcaataaatctgcatattgtttttgttcctcttcatccaaacactttccaattttaataactttttcttccttgcaaggatccatcttaacatcagtggtgtcacttatgagaaaattactttgttgaggaatatcctttgactgagggaattcttccacaatctcatcattatcaatctcttttccaaaataagcttcagtgttcaaacaataaggaaatcccctattgtgatgataacgaggaagagtgtcatatgctcccaagaactcagctaaagcatcatcggtagggaagacatccaaagcataggcacacgaaggatccccatcaatatactcagggtgtctcattggtagagatgtagaaataacatttacACTAATACAGGgcctcttagaagctttagtgcgcttgtagggattataaccaagtccaaaggtctcatcacaaagattattccctagaggaacctttatcccttgtttgtgagcgccacaaccatttccattatacccatacttagctaaaatatgaaaaccacgaccataacgatcagccatttcagaaagaggaggtggtttttcataagacaaagaatcaaattcttcagaattagatgtgtgaggagaagaagtttgagaagcggccacaaaattgttgttcataggttcaggcaaggttgattgatctttaatttcttccttttttttaactttaaactctctaggaggaaccctatactcacctacaaaggtgggattaaagtcaagagatccccaatcgtctttggtgagaaccttctcaggatcaaaagccttttcatgtgtagattcaagttgagaagaatcttcttcagactcatccaaagaattttgatcatcggagggTGATGACTCATCCATAGGtagagagtcatcactagaagaggaaggttcagAAGAATTccctttagaagtagatgtttgcaaacaagcttgaaaattagtatcgcctatcaaggtatatgtcttattgttataaataaatttaacttgtctatgcaatgtagaggggacagcctgcatactgtgaatccaaggtctccctaataacaagttgtatgttagatttcctgacataacatggataggagtaggcaaagtaataggtcccactgtgatgggtaaggtgatagtacctaatgaagacttagccacattatcaaagcctcgaatgggacgagagtcaggctcaataagggatgtatccacattcatcttatgcaatagattaatgctacacacattaaggccagagccattatctaccagtgttcgtcttatagcagtgtcatttatgataaccacaatcatcaagggatcatattgatgttgaatttcactagtaggcaattcatcttgagtaaacacaatttgagctttaggattcatcacagagttaaccaaagacactatattactagatgttttaggtggaggaacattcaagtctttcaaggcatcttgtaacattccatgatgagcggaagaagtttggatcaaattccaaagggatatcttagcaggggtaattttaagttgttctatgagatcatattccttacccataacttgtgaaatacgtggagcttgcggaagaattggttgaggattaggaagagaaattggaataacaggaggaggattgggcTGCCTATTAttcctagtatgataagtatgggcaaccgcatgataactctctctagttaattgcttggcataactataaggacttataggttttcttccttgcatagtgatgataggtttattcggagtaagaaaggaatcatgaccataccctccttggacagtaaggagaggtgatttaggaacttgaaaggtgggagaaggataagcaccttggacttcaaagagaggcttattatgctcattcaggtttatcatgttaactaatttagaagtcttgttcttgtttaaagatttcgataaagccacaaagtcatcaagagcatcatccaacaaagcatgatcatagctattaaaaggtttatcttttgattcagaaggagacatctcttcatagaggggattattgaaaataaccatgttaccagatttagtggaagagttgataggaatgtacccttgagaggaatcattcgacttatctttctcatcacacctaaatggcatagtaacaaggtttatgagtttttggtaaaatgaaggtttggtatctctagggttcaaaaactcatccaaagcttcatctaattcatcttggctatactcataatcaacataattccatacatcatcataaacatgaacatcttgtaaataaaaatctgacattttgcataaaacttaaacacacaatgcaaagaaaaacactctttcttttccctattatttttttttctcttttttctctctcttttttttttctttaatgaaaaatgaaacttaaatgaaacacactaaatctagatctagatctaacaaatgcaatgcaagaggaagcaatgatagttcacgtcaggttcaccaaaatgtgtaggggaaaaagcgagactaggctatcatgcactaatcctaccttttgacacacattatggaatacaaaagagcctagaggtatcacacaattggctacttctttttgtggaagagagagccacgggctacctattaggatttctattcctttgttgtaattgaaagataaaatgatgcaagtttaattcctaaccccaaagtgcaagtatgaactaatagcaaaattgcagaattgagtttaaacaatgaaaagctgtaaacaccaggacaagacaagaatgcagatgcgtacccggagtcaaaatctgagtgaaaatgttcaggacgggggcgcgggcaccattGTCCTGatactgctccggaaactgctcctgaaactgttgttttgcaatctggaaagctgtcggaaatgctgaaagTGGTTGTCTGACAGAAgtaccagggcacccagcgcccctgtcctggtcttttgctctgaaacttggtatgaagttctgtctcggtttgcttccgtcagatctgcaacttgcgacgtcgtccgaatcctgaaatttgcacttatatctgaaaaggtatggtgggtggctatatagggttttgccttagtcaaacccctgctttggtgaattccacctccacgaatagccaagttgtattttaaaagtattgtgtgtgcagaccttgtgtgtgtgcaagatcctaaaatgcaagtaagcaaactagagcaacctagaaagtaaaccctaattgcttgtaaatgataatgtaaatgctccaaatcaagatgcaaagtgatctaaagcatgaatacaaatgatatattgaagcttatgcaaagacatgaaaacaacatgaaatcatacccaaccccaagggaggggtacaagccaaccttcagtcggtgatcccttattgctcttcaatgccttcaaagccctaaatggatgaatgaaattgatgaatgcttgatgtacggatgttgaatgttgttgaagtcttcaaagatctgctctttcactacatataaggctcctgaaaacaaaaattcggatcctttcaaatgaagaaagagagctcttatatatgaaaccctaggtcgtaattttgacttttggccgacctagagattgaatctcccgccaatttcttggggttaagctttattttatgattggattgtgctcctaaaatttcaggaaaaatgtccaggaccatgtgcactccgggcgccatggtcccgataacttttcaccaaattttcagggccgtcggatatgatgattttagagagaatcccaaagttacaggtgacttcaagatgttttgacccccgaaatcaagcccccaagttcaaaataggacctaattagggtttttgattaaatgatgtattggaggaataaaatgaaaagggcacgctttaatgaaagggcccaactttatgatgtggaaaatgatgaaatagaaccttagacctaattaatttaattaattaagtgctacaggggaaatgcaatgcaaaatgcaaaatgcgggtgctaaactaggtgtgaaattgtaccaccctagcaagtgcgtacaatttacgacgctacagaagaAAAAGTTAAAGGTTGATTAATTAgtctaataaattaaataggaatgTACTATTTAGTTGATTAATTTGAGGAATTTTGGAATAAGATTGATTAATCAAGTGGATACAATCAACTAATAGTAAGGATGTGAGGGGAGGTTAAATTAATTggattaatatatttaaattaaatatttatggtAGAGAATAGTTCTAGTTTGGGGCAATTAgccaaatcaattaaataatcaattatttatttattttacaagAAATCAATATGAAGAATTGGgagaaaatttgaaatgtctacatTTACAAACGCCTTTGAAAAATCTATTGAATTTTGATGGTCATATTCTATAGTTAAACCCTTGGATGGACTAATATAATGAAAATGAACTAAGGTTGAAAGTAGttatcaataataaaatatgaacaaAAGATGATTATGCAAGTTAATGTAATTTCTATCTATATAGTTACAAATAATTTCATAGATTATAATGCACTCTTTGATGATTCATAGATTATTCTTTTGAATTAGGAATAGGCTACAAATACACCACTCCAACATGTAATTTAACTTAAGGTGTGCTTTAGTTGGCTAATAATGGATAGCAAGGGAGGGAAACATGGGATCAAATTAAGAAATTTAAATGTAATGTTTTAAGTTCAAATTTATGATTTCATAAATCATCTAGACAAATTCCATGCCCATACATTTAAACCAAGGTAATGAATGACTAGATGTGGAGATCAAATTTGATCTTGGGCATGAGTGATGATTAGTATAGGCTAGGGTAAAAATATTTGCCAACTTTCATGCAAAATATGCCATCTTACAAACTAGTCATTGCAGACCTAAACATAAGGGAAAAGGGCACATGTATGTGGTTTTCACTATTACAACAATATAGATTACAATTAGACCTTGTATTAGGTATTTTTAGTAGAAGATGATCATAATTTATTATGTATTCACCAACATTACGTAAACATATAACCACTTATTCATAAGCTATTTTTAGCTACCATTAAACCATACCCATACATTTACTCTATTCAGATAAttattcatgtatttagacattcTCATACATTCACTCTATTCACATAATTATTATGTACATTATATGGACATATTTACATATACTTGTTTAACACAAATGGAAGTGAGCCCTTTTCTATGACCAAGATCATATTTGTAATTGTAGATGAGATCTAATAGTCACAAACttgatattttcaaattttaaatttaaatttaacctACTTTTACCAAAAATCTTTCCCTTTAAAGATCAACCAAACACAAATTTACATTATTTATTTCCATTTCCTTACATTTTAAGATATTAAGTAGTTCTATTTACTTACCTAATATCTATAAACATTTCACATTACAAACATTAAAAGGAATCCAATTTAAGATGAACATTCTTGAGAGGGCCACAATTGATTGCTCTCCTTCTCCCGCTTTAACACTAACTTTTACTTTTACTTTCTGTCTTCTTCCTGCCGCTTTCCTCAAACCTCCTCATAACAAAGTCCAGAGAATAAAATATTAGGCGGGCCTCAGCCTGACATGTACAGTTTAAAACAAATATAAGCGAACAAAAGTAAAAGTCTTTTGACATGTACAGTTTAAAACAAATATAAGCGAACGAAAGTAAAAGTCTTCCAAAAGGCCTTCCATGAAGCTTCCTTGATGGAAATCCCCATGAGATTAACACTAACTTATTCAAATGCCGGTCCAACATGGGTTGATTCTTCCCACCTTCTAAGAAAAACCCAACAATCAATTTGAGCTCTTTATAATGAGGAATTGCAACAGACATCAGACACCATTGTGGAATGCCTTAGCAGATTTTCATACTGTTCTCTGAGAGTTCAATTTCcttttaaattcaatttcaattctttTCACAGAGCTCCGAAAATGGTGCCGGATGTTATAAGAAGCATTTCAACTTTTTATGTTTCTCTCATGTCTATGTTCTGGGAAAGTACGCTATCTCTGGCCCTCAGTTGGCTTCTGCAATTCTACTCTgcttttgttcatgattttgcaattGAGATTATCAAAACAGCGTTTTTTGGACTATTAATTGCAAAAGACTCAGAGATCATGCCCGATGGAGGATGCCCAGCTTCTGAATCTGTAAAAAATGAGGTGGGTAGTCTTTCTGAGGACGAAAAATGGCTGGAGAATGTGAAAAAATGGGAGCTTGCTAGAATTTTCTGTGCTTTGGACACAAACAGAGATGGCATGGTGAGCGCAGATGATATACAAGGCTTGTTGGAGAAGTTTGGGCTCCATTTCTGCTGTGATGAAAACAGGAAAATCTTGATGAATTTTCCAGAACATATGAACTTTGATGAATTTTGCAGAGCTTGTCTGAGTGTTTTAGAAGAGGCTCAATCTTCTGAAAGCACACAAGAGGTAGAGGAGGAAGGGGAATTGAGGGAAGCATTCTGTGTTTTTGACAAAGATGGTGATGGTTTCATTGCCCCATCTGAGCTTCAACAAGTCCTGCTCAGCCTGGGTTTCAGAGAAGCAAAGGAGTTGGAGAATTGTGAAGTAATGATAACAAGATTTGACAAGAATTGTGATGGTAGGGTAGATTTTGAGGAGTTTGAGAACATGTTTAACAGACACTAATAGAAATTTTTAATTGAGAATTTTGTCTTTTGGACTGAAAACTCTTTTCAGATTTTTGAACTTTATACTGATGGATTGTATTAGGAATTGTAATATTGCTGTAATCTTCATAATTCAATGGCATAGCTCCACGAATTCCACATTTTGTATTTaaaagcaattttttttaattaactaaTCAAAGCAGATATCACACATAAAAAGAATGGAGCAACAAGAACTCCAAAACATAACAACCTAACACTCATGATAGAAAGCTAAAAACTTAATAAACAAGAGCTGTGAGACAGCATGAGTCCCTGcctttagctaaaaacatgctagcaATGCATTGAAGTGTTGAGAACAATTAAGTAATTTTGAAAATAGTTAACAACTGATATTGAATGCGAAAAAGATAATGTGTTGTAGTGTTCTAAGAACTCGTCTTCAAAACTGTTATACAAGTAGACAGTGCAGAA is part of the Cryptomeria japonica chromosome 10, Sugi_1.0, whole genome shotgun sequence genome and harbors:
- the LOC131027522 gene encoding calmodulin-like protein 2, which translates into the protein MVPDVIRSISTFYVSLMSMFWESTLSLALSWLLQFYSAFVHDFAIEIIKTAFFGLLIAKDSEIMPDGGCPASESVKNEVGSLSEDEKWLENVKKWELARIFCALDTNRDGMVSADDIQGLLEKFGLHFCCDENRKILMNFPEHMNFDEFCRACLSVLEEAQSSESTQEVEEEGELREAFCVFDKDGDGFIAPSELQQVLLSLGFREAKELENCEVMITRFDKNCDGRVDFEEFENMFNRH